The following are from one region of the Arachis duranensis cultivar V14167 chromosome 10, aradu.V14167.gnm2.J7QH, whole genome shotgun sequence genome:
- the LOC107469501 gene encoding chlorophyll a-b binding protein CP29.3, chloroplastic has product MANAGAAATSYFFGTRLTTSTPSSGRFHALFNLGTKKAPPSPPQKKKEPAKPAKAAKPFSSGDRLVWFPGAQPPEWLDGSMIGDRGFDPFGFAKPAEYLQFDLDSLDQNLAKNEYGQIIGTRIETSDVKPTPFQPYSEVFGIQRFRECELIHGRWAMLGALGALAVEALTGVAWQDAGKLSELVEGSSYLGLPLPFSLTTLIWIEVLVIGYIEFQRNAELDPEKRLYPGGKFFDPLGLANDPEEKARLQLAEIKHSRLAMVVFLIFAIQAATTGKGPISFIATFNK; this is encoded by the exons ATGGCCAACGCCGGCGCCGCCGCCACGTCATACTTCTTCGGCACACGCCTCACAACCTCAACCCCATCTTCTGGAAGGTTCCACGCCCTCTTCAACCTCGGCACCAAGAAGGCACCACCATCTCCACcacagaagaagaaggagcCTGCGAAGCCGGCAAAGGCGGCGAAGCCATTCTCCTCCGGTGACCGTCTCGTGTGGTTCCCGGGCGCACAGCCACCAGAATGGCTCGATGGATCAATGATCGGAGACCGCGGATTTGATCCCTTTGGGTTCGCGAAACCCGCAGAGTACCTTCAGTTCGATTTGGACTCGCTGGACCAAAACCTGGCGAAGAACGAGTATGGACAAATCATCGGAACAAGGATTGAGACCTCAGACGTGAAACCGACGCCATTTCAGCCGTACTCGGAGGTTTTTGGAATTCAGAGGTTCCGTGAGTGTGAACTTATTCATGGAAGGTGGGCCATGCTTGGTGCTCTTGGTGCTTTGGCCGTTGAAGCCTTGACCGGTGTTGCGTGGCAAGATGCTGGGAAG CTATCAGAGCTAGTGGAAGGATCATCATACTTGGGATTACCACTTCCATTCTCACTAACAACACTGATATGGATTGAAGTGTTAGTGATTGGATACATTGAGTTCCAAAGAAATGCAGAGCTTGACCCAGAGAAAAGGCTATACCCTGGAGGCAAGTTCTTTGACCCACTTGGATTGGCAAATGACCCTGAAGAGAAGGCAAGGCTTCAACTTGCTGAAATCAAGCACTCTCGTTTGGCCATGGTTGTCTTTCTCATCTTTGCAATTCAAGCTGCCACAACAGGGAAAGGACCCATCAGTTTCATTGCTACCTTCAACAAGTGA